One region of Streptomyces sp. NBC_00102 genomic DNA includes:
- a CDS encoding NADP-dependent oxidoreductase, with translation MNEIALTVHQTARPQGFPTAEDFTFVESPIPAVPAGGALVENLYWSVDPYHREMMDDVPGGFALGTPLEGRAVGRVIASRTPLLTEGEIVFHRKGWRTHSVVAPEETRRLPRFDGVPLSAYLSILGGTGLTAYVGLTRVARLREGDDLFVSAAGGGVGTATGRFARLLGAGRLVGSTGSAAKAEHLVREVGYDAVFDYHDGPAAELLRKAAPDGIDVFVDNVGGEQLAAAVGALREFGRIVRIGTLSQYNTSLTPPPDFNYADIVEKSIRMEGFLVSNHLELQEELYEFAVPHLQSGRLVPDSTEVDGFEHIVDAFLGMLRGRNTGKIIVRGLTQP, from the coding sequence ATGAACGAGATCGCGCTCACCGTGCACCAGACCGCCCGCCCTCAGGGCTTCCCCACCGCCGAGGACTTCACCTTCGTCGAGTCCCCGATACCCGCAGTGCCGGCCGGCGGCGCACTGGTGGAGAACCTCTACTGGTCCGTCGACCCCTACCACCGCGAGATGATGGACGACGTCCCCGGCGGATTCGCGCTCGGGACCCCGTTGGAGGGCCGCGCCGTCGGACGCGTCATCGCTTCGCGCACACCCCTGCTGACCGAGGGGGAGATCGTGTTCCACCGGAAGGGCTGGCGGACGCACTCGGTGGTCGCACCCGAGGAGACCCGGCGGCTGCCCCGCTTCGACGGGGTGCCCCTGAGTGCGTACCTGAGCATCCTCGGCGGCACCGGCCTGACCGCCTACGTGGGCCTGACCCGCGTCGCCCGGCTCCGGGAGGGGGACGACCTGTTCGTGTCGGCCGCCGGCGGCGGGGTCGGTACGGCCACCGGGCGCTTCGCCCGGCTGCTCGGCGCCGGACGGCTGGTGGGGAGCACGGGATCGGCGGCGAAGGCCGAGCACCTCGTCCGCGAGGTCGGCTACGACGCCGTCTTCGACTACCACGACGGGCCCGCCGCCGAACTGCTCCGCAAGGCCGCACCGGACGGTATCGACGTGTTCGTCGACAACGTCGGGGGCGAGCAACTGGCCGCAGCAGTAGGTGCGTTGCGCGAGTTCGGCCGGATCGTCCGCATCGGTACCCTCAGCCAGTACAACACCTCCCTGACGCCCCCGCCGGACTTCAACTACGCGGACATCGTGGAGAAGAGCATCCGTATGGAGGGCTTCCTGGTCAGCAATCACCTCGAACTCCAGGAAGAACTGTACGAGTTCGCGGTCCCGCATCTTCAGAGCGGGCGGCTCGTTCCGGACTCGACGGAGGTCGACGGGTTCGAGCACATCGTGGACGCGTTCCTGGGCATGCTGCGCGGCCGGAACACCGGAAAGATCATCGTGCGCGGCCTCACGCAACCGTAG
- a CDS encoding LysR family transcriptional regulator: protein MVAVAEAGGFSAAAVRLGLTQSAVSHSVRGSERKVGAVLFERGRAGARPTPAGETAVAYARRILRLLDVMAGEARGAAGSGAVEGPLRIAAFRSAALHLLPPVLERLRERHPGIVPRVRIVRETGRGAAGEVADGRADMAVTTLDGSTPLPPGLVANRLFEEPYALVHTAGHTAPRSLPLVDWAENCGSYTRDWWAAQDWIPEATVEAEDDGAVLALVAGGHGMAIMPALSLTGAPESVVVSGLGPDRPSRTIGFVTTPELATSAVVRSAVRELRAHQHGFPVTDEG, encoded by the coding sequence ATGGTGGCGGTCGCGGAGGCCGGCGGCTTCTCGGCCGCGGCCGTGCGGCTCGGTCTGACCCAGTCGGCCGTCTCCCACTCGGTCCGCGGCAGTGAGCGCAAGGTCGGCGCGGTTCTCTTCGAACGCGGCCGCGCCGGAGCCCGTCCCACGCCTGCCGGTGAGACGGCTGTGGCCTACGCCCGCCGCATTCTCCGGCTGCTGGACGTCATGGCCGGCGAGGCACGCGGTGCGGCGGGGTCCGGCGCGGTGGAGGGGCCGCTGCGGATCGCCGCTTTCCGCAGCGCGGCTCTCCATCTGCTGCCTCCCGTCCTGGAGCGGTTGCGCGAGCGGCATCCGGGGATCGTTCCCCGGGTACGTATCGTCCGCGAGACGGGGCGCGGGGCGGCGGGCGAAGTGGCGGACGGCAGAGCCGACATGGCCGTCACCACACTGGACGGCTCGACGCCGCTCCCGCCGGGTCTGGTCGCGAACCGGCTCTTCGAGGAGCCGTACGCCCTGGTGCACACGGCAGGTCACACCGCTCCACGTTCGCTCCCACTGGTGGACTGGGCCGAGAACTGCGGCTCGTACACCCGCGACTGGTGGGCCGCGCAGGACTGGATACCGGAGGCGACCGTCGAGGCCGAGGACGACGGAGCGGTTCTCGCCCTGGTGGCCGGGGGCCACGGCATGGCGATCATGCCCGCGCTGTCCCTGACCGGAGCGCCGGAGTCGGTCGTGGTGTCCGGCCTGGGACCTGACCGGCCGTCCCGCACGATCGGCTTCGTCACCACGCCCGAATTGGCCACGTCCGCCGTAGTGCGTTCCGCAGTGAGGGAGTTGAGGGCGCATCAGCACGGGTTTCCCGTCACGGACGAAGGATGA
- a CDS encoding sugar ABC transporter substrate-binding protein: protein MRNIRAAAAATLAISIAAGVTGCGGGSDSGGGSNESPKTLTYWASNQGPSVEADKKILTPELKKFEEQTGIKVKLEVVPWSDLLNRILAATTSGQGPDVLNIGNTWSASLQASGALLPWDTKNFDAIGGRDRFVESAVASAGAEGQDPAAVPLYSLAYALYYNKKMFADAGIATPPKTWDELVADGKKLSKDGKWGLGAEGGNLSNNIHQVFVLGKQHGADFFDSSGKPTFTSDGAVAAVKQYVDFMANDKIIAPGNAEYAQNQSLTDFAKGRTGMVLWQAAATTFAAQGMTPDDWGVAPVPVPSGAPGQDKQTNSMVAGINIAVFKNTKNIDGAKKFVKFMTSDEEQKLLNKTYGAIPPVKAAQQDAAFGVNDLAVLRDTLSTSAAPLPQVPNESQFETAVGTAVKDLWADAAAGKPVTTETVKAALEKAQQTMGQ, encoded by the coding sequence ATGCGCAACATCAGAGCCGCCGCAGCCGCCACCCTCGCGATCTCCATCGCCGCCGGAGTCACCGGCTGCGGAGGCGGGTCCGACTCGGGTGGCGGAAGCAACGAGTCGCCGAAGACGCTCACCTACTGGGCCTCCAACCAGGGGCCGAGCGTCGAGGCGGACAAGAAGATCCTCACCCCCGAGCTGAAGAAGTTCGAGGAGCAGACCGGCATCAAGGTGAAGCTGGAGGTCGTCCCCTGGTCCGACCTCCTCAACCGCATCCTCGCCGCCACCACCTCCGGTCAGGGCCCGGACGTGCTGAACATCGGCAACACGTGGTCCGCCTCGCTGCAGGCCTCCGGCGCGCTGCTGCCTTGGGACACGAAGAACTTCGACGCGATCGGCGGCCGGGACCGGTTCGTCGAGTCGGCGGTCGCCTCGGCCGGTGCGGAGGGTCAGGACCCCGCCGCGGTGCCGCTGTACTCGCTGGCGTACGCGCTCTACTACAACAAGAAGATGTTCGCGGACGCCGGCATCGCGACGCCGCCGAAGACCTGGGACGAGCTGGTCGCGGACGGCAAGAAGCTGTCCAAGGACGGCAAGTGGGGTCTGGGCGCCGAGGGCGGCAACCTCTCCAACAACATCCACCAGGTGTTCGTCCTCGGCAAGCAGCACGGTGCCGACTTCTTCGACTCCTCCGGCAAGCCGACCTTCACCTCGGACGGTGCCGTCGCCGCCGTGAAGCAGTACGTCGACTTCATGGCCAACGACAAGATCATCGCTCCGGGCAACGCGGAGTACGCGCAGAACCAGTCGCTCACCGACTTCGCCAAGGGCCGTACCGGGATGGTGCTGTGGCAGGCCGCCGCCACCACCTTCGCCGCCCAGGGCATGACGCCGGACGACTGGGGCGTCGCCCCCGTGCCGGTCCCCTCCGGGGCCCCCGGCCAGGACAAGCAGACCAACTCCATGGTCGCCGGCATCAACATCGCGGTGTTCAAGAACACCAAGAACATCGACGGCGCCAAGAAGTTCGTGAAGTTCATGACCAGCGACGAGGAGCAGAAGCTCCTCAACAAGACCTACGGGGCGATCCCGCCGGTCAAGGCCGCCCAGCAGGACGCGGCCTTCGGCGTGAACGACCTCGCGGTGCTGCGCGACACCCTGTCCACCAGCGCGGCCCCGCTCCCGCAGGTGCCGAACGAGTCCCAGTTCGAGACGGCCGTGGGCACTGCGGTCAAGGACCTGTGGGCCGACGCCGCGGCGGGCAAGCCGGTGACCACCGAGACCGTCAAGGCGGCTCTCGAAAAGGCCCAGCAGACCATGGGGCAGTGA
- a CDS encoding GNAT family N-acetyltransferase, with protein sequence MSPSPRPAPSHALRPATRADLPAVLALLADEDRVVDPAAVVVTEAYERAFAAIDADPRNEMLVLAEDDGSGTVVGCLQATYIPGLGKGGAERALLEAVRIRADRRGGGLGRTLMEQAVARARARGCALVQLTSNKQRRDAHRFYAALGFARSHDGFKLALH encoded by the coding sequence ATGTCCCCTTCACCTCGGCCCGCGCCCTCCCACGCCCTGCGCCCCGCGACCCGCGCCGACCTGCCCGCGGTACTGGCCCTCCTCGCCGACGAGGACCGCGTGGTGGACCCGGCGGCGGTAGTGGTGACGGAGGCGTACGAGCGCGCCTTCGCTGCCATCGACGCGGACCCGCGCAACGAGATGCTGGTCCTGGCGGAGGACGACGGCAGCGGCACGGTGGTGGGATGCCTCCAGGCCACGTACATCCCGGGGCTCGGCAAGGGCGGCGCCGAACGGGCCTTGCTCGAAGCGGTACGGATCCGCGCGGACCGGCGCGGGGGCGGCCTCGGCCGGACCCTCATGGAACAGGCGGTCGCACGGGCGCGAGCGCGGGGCTGCGCGCTGGTCCAGCTGACCAGCAACAAGCAGCGCCGGGACGCGCACCGCTTCTACGCCGCCCTGGGCTTCGCGCGCAGCCACGACGGGTTCAAGCTCGCGCTCCACTGA
- a CDS encoding carbohydrate ABC transporter permease — protein sequence MAAPASFVWTRRIVLTLLTGFVLLPVYVMVSSSLKPLQDVSGKFQWIPSGLTVRPYFDIWKTVPLAKYFGNSLIVAGSATVASVIIAVFSAYAVSRYSFRGKRVFTVTVLSTQMFPGILFLLPLFLIYVNIGKSTGIELYGSRGGLILTYLTFSLPFSIWMLIGYFDSIPKDLDEAAKVDGCGPIGALFRVVVPAAVPGIVAVAVYAFMTAWGEVLFASVMTNDSTRTLAVGLQGYATQNDVYWNQVMAASLVVSVPVVAGFLLLQRYLVAGLTAGAVK from the coding sequence ATGGCGGCGCCGGCGTCCTTCGTCTGGACCCGGCGGATCGTCCTGACCCTGCTGACCGGTTTCGTGCTGCTGCCCGTCTACGTCATGGTCAGCAGTTCGCTCAAGCCGCTCCAGGACGTGTCCGGCAAGTTCCAGTGGATACCCTCGGGCCTCACGGTCCGGCCGTACTTCGACATCTGGAAGACCGTCCCGCTCGCGAAGTACTTCGGGAACTCGCTGATCGTGGCCGGTTCGGCCACGGTCGCCTCGGTGATCATCGCGGTGTTCTCGGCGTACGCGGTGAGCCGCTACTCCTTCCGCGGCAAGCGGGTCTTCACCGTCACGGTGCTCTCCACCCAGATGTTCCCCGGCATCCTCTTCCTGCTGCCGCTGTTCCTCATCTACGTGAACATCGGCAAGAGCACGGGCATCGAGTTGTACGGCTCGCGCGGCGGGCTCATCCTCACCTATCTGACGTTCTCGCTCCCCTTCTCCATCTGGATGCTGATCGGCTACTTCGACTCCATCCCGAAGGACCTGGACGAGGCCGCCAAGGTGGACGGCTGCGGTCCCATCGGCGCCCTGTTCCGGGTCGTCGTACCGGCGGCCGTGCCGGGCATCGTCGCCGTCGCCGTGTACGCGTTCATGACGGCGTGGGGCGAGGTCCTCTTCGCCTCGGTGATGACGAACGACTCGACCAGGACCCTCGCCGTGGGGCTCCAGGGATACGCCACCCAGAATGACGTGTACTGGAACCAGGTGATGGCGGCTTCACTCGTCGTCAGCGTCCCGGTCGTCGCCGGGTTCCTCCTGCTGCAGCGCTACCTCGTCGCCGGCCTCACGGCGGGCGCTGTCAAGTGA
- a CDS encoding GH1 family beta-glucosidase produces the protein MNDLNALPADFTWGVATASYQIEGAVAEDGRSPSIWDTFSHTPGKVAGGDTGDVACDHYHRVPEDIGLIKEVGAGAYRFSLAWPRIVPGGDGPVNKKGLDFYDRLVDGLLGNGITPFATLYHWDLPQALQDRGGWTVRETAEHFAAYTTAVVERLGDRVKDWATLNEPLCSAWIGHLEGKMAPGLTDLTAAVRASYHLHLGHGLAVQAIRAASPGARVGIVNNLSPIEPASDSPADIAAAVRADGHTNRWWLDPIHGRGYPQDMLDLYGVELPVQPGDLETIAAPLDWIGLNYYFRQVVTADESGPVPHARQVPVPGAPVTYMDWEVHAEGLEQLLLRLTEEYGASKIYVTENGSAYQDTVAADGSVHDPERTRYLEEHLAACGRAVAKGAPLAGYFAWSLLDNFEWAYGYDKRFGLVHVDYETQRRTVKTSGRRYAEIVRELSSGRVADSA, from the coding sequence GTGAACGACCTCAACGCCCTCCCGGCCGATTTCACCTGGGGAGTGGCCACCGCCTCGTACCAGATCGAAGGAGCCGTCGCGGAGGACGGCCGTTCCCCCTCGATCTGGGACACCTTCTCCCACACCCCCGGAAAGGTGGCGGGGGGCGACACCGGCGACGTGGCCTGCGACCACTACCACCGGGTGCCCGAGGACATCGGCCTGATCAAGGAGGTCGGCGCGGGGGCGTACCGCTTCTCGCTGGCCTGGCCGCGCATCGTCCCCGGCGGTGACGGCCCGGTCAACAAGAAGGGCCTCGACTTCTACGACCGGCTGGTGGACGGACTCCTGGGCAACGGGATCACGCCCTTCGCCACGCTCTACCACTGGGACCTCCCGCAGGCCCTGCAGGACCGCGGCGGCTGGACGGTCCGCGAGACCGCCGAGCACTTCGCGGCGTACACCACCGCCGTCGTCGAGCGCCTCGGCGACCGCGTGAAGGACTGGGCGACCCTCAACGAGCCGCTCTGCTCGGCGTGGATCGGCCACCTGGAGGGCAAGATGGCGCCGGGTCTGACCGACCTCACGGCCGCCGTCCGCGCCTCGTACCACCTCCACCTCGGCCACGGCCTCGCCGTGCAGGCGATCCGGGCCGCCTCTCCGGGTGCCCGCGTCGGTATCGTCAACAACCTCTCCCCGATCGAGCCGGCCAGCGACAGCCCCGCCGACATCGCGGCGGCCGTCCGCGCCGACGGGCACACCAACCGCTGGTGGCTCGACCCGATCCACGGCCGCGGCTACCCGCAGGACATGCTCGACCTCTACGGGGTTGAACTGCCGGTGCAGCCGGGTGACTTGGAGACCATCGCCGCCCCACTCGACTGGATCGGCCTGAACTACTACTTCCGCCAGGTCGTCACCGCCGACGAGTCGGGCCCCGTCCCGCACGCCAGGCAGGTCCCGGTGCCCGGCGCCCCCGTCACGTACATGGACTGGGAGGTCCACGCGGAGGGCCTGGAGCAGCTCCTGCTCCGCCTGACCGAGGAGTACGGCGCGAGCAAGATCTACGTCACCGAGAACGGTTCGGCCTACCAGGACACGGTCGCGGCGGACGGGTCGGTCCACGACCCGGAGCGCACCCGGTACTTGGAGGAGCACCTGGCCGCCTGCGGCCGGGCGGTCGCCAAGGGCGCCCCGCTCGCCGGGTACTTCGCGTGGTCACTGCTCGACAACTTCGAGTGGGCCTACGGATACGACAAGCGGTTCGGGCTGGTTCACGTCGACTACGAGACCCAGCGCCGTACGGTGAAGACCAGCGGACGCCGGTACGCGGAGATCGTCCGCGAGCTGTCCTCCGGGCGAGTGGCGGACTCCGCCTGA
- a CDS encoding ROK family transcriptional regulator: MAERNRRTVRDLRRGNRARVLQRLYFDGPLSRQELAPATGLSSGSISNVVAELVAEGVLEEAGIVDSDGGRPRTLLRVAPGGGLLIGIDIGETRVRVELFDLALTELARTERPLAQHGYDVERIVGHVRAAVADVLADAGADPHRLLGIGIGVPGIIERHHPSGSDRPDGAGAVVHGQTIGWRAVPFERLLREAVDIPAEVPFFIDNGAKTLGQAEMWFGGGRGADAAAIALIGSGVGACVNRGGVLDENRTSVALEWGHTTVQLRGRRCRCGSIGCLEAYAGGEAMRERWYEAGGPLPVDTDDEAALAALLAAAYPPPGGPEPDPVAVALLDETAECLGAALADLVNLFLPQRILLGGWAGLLIGPHLLPAIRRYADEYALRHAAARVTIEMGRLGPDAVTVGAATLPLSDFLARGGSRPAPSPAPDDLPGPARNPAAAVRARAVVAEGV, encoded by the coding sequence ATGGCCGAGCGCAACAGACGGACCGTGCGTGACCTGCGACGGGGCAACCGGGCAAGGGTATTGCAACGGTTGTATTTCGACGGCCCGCTGAGCCGCCAGGAGCTCGCACCGGCGACCGGACTGAGTTCAGGTTCCATCAGCAACGTCGTCGCCGAACTCGTCGCCGAGGGCGTCCTCGAAGAGGCCGGGATCGTCGACTCGGACGGCGGCCGGCCACGCACCCTCCTGCGGGTCGCGCCGGGCGGCGGCCTGCTGATCGGCATCGACATCGGCGAAACCCGGGTACGCGTCGAGCTGTTCGACCTTGCCCTGACCGAACTCGCGCGCACCGAGCGCCCGTTGGCGCAGCACGGGTACGACGTCGAGCGCATCGTGGGGCATGTCCGGGCAGCCGTCGCGGACGTCCTCGCCGATGCGGGAGCCGACCCGCACCGGCTGCTCGGCATCGGCATCGGCGTCCCCGGCATCATCGAGCGTCACCACCCCTCGGGGAGCGACCGTCCGGACGGAGCCGGGGCGGTCGTGCACGGGCAGACGATCGGCTGGCGCGCCGTCCCCTTCGAACGGCTGCTGCGCGAGGCCGTCGACATCCCGGCCGAGGTTCCGTTCTTCATCGACAACGGTGCCAAGACGCTCGGGCAGGCCGAGATGTGGTTCGGTGGCGGACGCGGCGCGGACGCCGCCGCCATCGCCCTCATCGGCTCCGGCGTCGGCGCCTGCGTGAACCGGGGCGGCGTGCTGGACGAGAACCGCACCAGCGTCGCGCTCGAATGGGGCCACACCACCGTCCAGTTGAGGGGCCGCCGGTGCCGTTGCGGTTCCATCGGCTGCCTGGAGGCGTACGCCGGCGGTGAGGCGATGCGCGAGCGCTGGTACGAGGCCGGCGGTCCGCTCCCCGTGGACACCGACGATGAAGCGGCGCTCGCCGCCCTCCTCGCCGCCGCCTACCCGCCCCCCGGCGGCCCGGAACCCGACCCCGTCGCGGTGGCCCTGCTCGACGAGACCGCCGAATGCCTCGGCGCGGCCTTGGCGGACCTCGTCAACCTCTTCCTGCCCCAGCGCATCCTGCTCGGCGGCTGGGCGGGACTCCTCATCGGCCCCCATCTGCTCCCCGCGATCCGCCGCTACGCCGACGAGTACGCGCTCCGCCACGCCGCGGCCCGCGTCACCATCGAGATGGGCCGGCTCGGCCCGGACGCGGTCACCGTCGGCGCGGCCACCCTGCCGCTCTCCGACTTCCTCGCCCGCGGCGGCAGCCGCCCCGCCCCGTCGCCCGCCCCCGACGATCTCCCTGGCCCCGCCCGTAACCCGGCCGCCGCGGTACGCGCCAGGGCGGTGGTCGCCGAAGGCGTGTGA
- a CDS encoding carbohydrate ABC transporter permease, whose translation MTSTVTADPRVGKSDSGGGRGTGGARRRLPRIPDRIRNGGLPYLLLLPAVLLELLVHLIPMIVGIVMSFRQLTQFFISNWGNAPWTGLDNYSIAVDFDAPIGEALLHSFFVTCVFTFFAVGLSWLFGVAAAIMLQESFKGRGVLRAIFLVPYALPVYAAVITWAFMFQRDNGLVNHVLHDQLGLTDQPSFWLIGDNSFYALLIVSVWKGWPFALLILMAGLQNIPRELYEAASIDGAGIWQQIRKITLPSLRPVNQVLVLVLFLWTFNDFNTPFVLFGRAAPKNADLISLHIYQSSFVTWNFGTGSAMSVLLLLFLLLVTAVYLLVTSRKKKGSGV comes from the coding sequence ATGACTTCCACCGTGACCGCCGACCCCCGGGTCGGTAAGTCGGACAGCGGTGGGGGCCGGGGCACCGGGGGTGCGCGCAGGAGACTGCCGCGCATCCCCGACCGGATCCGCAACGGCGGACTGCCCTATCTCCTGCTCCTCCCGGCTGTTCTGCTCGAACTGCTCGTCCACCTGATCCCGATGATCGTCGGGATCGTGATGAGTTTCCGCCAGCTCACCCAGTTCTTCATCAGCAACTGGGGCAACGCGCCCTGGACCGGCCTCGACAACTACAGCATCGCCGTCGACTTCGACGCCCCGATCGGCGAGGCCCTGCTCCACTCCTTCTTCGTCACCTGCGTCTTCACCTTCTTCGCCGTCGGCCTGTCCTGGCTGTTCGGCGTGGCGGCCGCGATCATGCTCCAGGAGAGCTTCAAGGGCCGGGGCGTACTGCGGGCGATCTTCCTCGTCCCGTACGCGCTTCCGGTCTACGCGGCCGTCATCACCTGGGCGTTCATGTTCCAGCGGGACAACGGCCTGGTGAACCACGTCCTGCACGACCAGCTCGGCCTCACCGACCAGCCGTCCTTCTGGCTGATCGGCGACAACAGCTTCTACGCGCTGCTGATCGTCTCGGTCTGGAAGGGCTGGCCGTTCGCCCTCCTCATCCTGATGGCAGGGCTGCAGAACATCCCGCGCGAGCTGTACGAGGCCGCCTCCATCGACGGCGCCGGCATCTGGCAGCAGATCCGCAAGATCACCCTGCCGTCGCTGCGGCCGGTCAACCAGGTGCTGGTCCTGGTCCTGTTCCTCTGGACCTTCAACGACTTCAACACCCCGTTCGTGCTCTTCGGCCGCGCGGCCCCCAAGAACGCGGACCTCATCTCGCTGCACATCTACCAGTCGTCGTTCGTCACCTGGAACTTCGGCACCGGCTCGGCCATGTCCGTGCTCCTCCTGCTCTTCCTGCTGCTGGTGACGGCCGTCTACCTGCTGGTGACCTCACGCAAAAAGAAGGGTTCCGGTGTCTAG